A stretch of the Meles meles chromosome 19, mMelMel3.1 paternal haplotype, whole genome shotgun sequence genome encodes the following:
- the KLK4 gene encoding kallikrein-4 — MTTAGNPWGCFLGYLILGVSGSLASGGGGHIINGEDCSPHSQPWQAALFTEDEFFCGGVLVHPQWVLSAAHCFQDSYTIGLGLHRLEANEEPGSRMVEANFSIQHPEYNKPFIANDLMLIKLKESVSGSDTIQNISIASQCPTAGDSCLVSGWGQLVNGRQPQVLQCVNISVVPEEICSALYAPVYHHSMFCAGGGQDQKDSCNGDSGGPLVCNGSLQGLVSFGQGQCGLPYVPGVYTNICKFTDWIQKTIQDS, encoded by the exons ATGACCACAGCAGGAAACCCCTGGGGCTGTTTCCTGGGGTACCTCATCCTTGGTGTCTCAG GATCCTTGGCCTCGGGTGGCGGCGGCCACATCATCAACGGCGAAGACTGCAGCCCACACTCGCAGCCCTGGCAGGCGGCACTGTTCACGGAAGACGAATTCTTCTGCGGGGGTGTTCTAGTGCATCCGCAATGGGTGCTGTCGGCGGCACACTGTTTCCAGGA CTCCTACACAATCGGGCTGGGACTGCACAGGCTCGAGGCCAACGAAGAGCCAGGCAGCCGGATGGTGGAGGCCAACTTCTCCATACAGCACCCAGAGTACAACAAACCCTTTATCGCCAACGACCTCATGCTCATCAAGTTGAAGGAGTCGGTGTCCGGGTCTGACACCATCCAGAACATCAGCATCGCCTCCCAGTGCCCGACTGCTGGGGATTCTTGCCTCGTTTCTGGCTGGGGTCAGCTGGTGAATG GCAGGCAGCCCCAAGTGCTCCAGTGCGTGAATATCTCGGTGGTGCCCGAGGAGATCTGCAGTGCCTTGTACGCCCCCGTCTACCACCACAGCATGTTCTGCGCTGGCGGAGGACAGGACCAAAAGGACTCCTGCAAC GGTGATTCTGGGGGCCCCCTGGTCTGCAACGGGTCCCTGCAGGGCCTCGTGTCCTTTGGACAAGGCCAGTGTGGCCTACCCTACGTGCCAGGCGTCTACACCAACATCTGCAAGTTCACTGACTGGATACAGAAAACCATCCAGGACAGTTAA